One region of Paraburkholderia phymatum STM815 genomic DNA includes:
- a CDS encoding carbonic anhydrase produces the protein MDFNDVMLERNADFANTAFAPELKMMPSTGTVVVGCVDPRVDPADVLGLKQGEAAVIRNVGGRVNKPLLETLAVLSVVAKAAGRPDGARNLVLLQHTDCGIIGCHKHAPALLAKHLGVETDALDELRITEPYEAVVLDVAALRANSNLPDNLIVSGLVYDVKTGIIKTVVPPAPLRETAG, from the coding sequence ATGGACTTCAACGATGTCATGCTGGAGCGCAACGCCGACTTCGCAAACACCGCGTTCGCCCCCGAACTGAAGATGATGCCATCGACGGGAACGGTCGTCGTCGGCTGTGTCGATCCTCGCGTCGATCCCGCCGACGTGCTGGGTTTGAAGCAGGGTGAGGCGGCTGTCATTCGCAATGTCGGTGGCCGGGTCAACAAGCCGCTGCTCGAAACGCTTGCTGTGTTGAGCGTCGTCGCGAAAGCAGCAGGACGGCCCGACGGTGCACGCAATCTCGTCCTGCTCCAGCACACCGATTGCGGGATCATCGGCTGCCACAAGCACGCACCCGCGTTGCTAGCGAAGCATCTCGGCGTAGAGACGGACGCGCTCGATGAACTTCGTATCACGGAACCATACGAGGCTGTGGTGCTCGATGTCGCCGCACTCCGCGCGAACAGCAACCTTCCCGATAACCTGATCGTGTCGGGGCTGGTGTACGACGTCAAAACAGGCATCATCAAGACCGTGGTTCCTCCCGCGCCTTTGCGTGAGACTGCAGGCTGA
- a CDS encoding NmrA family NAD(P)-binding protein has translation MGIWLRALPVQRAVPLSRNGYRGAHTRALVHRDDERAASLRTSDVEVVVGDLLDSHAVQAALRGVTGAYFVYLIMQSQLVDATAYFAHAAKLAGVRSIVNMSQISASADARSHASLEH, from the coding sequence ATGGGTATCTGGTTACGGGCGCTACCGGTGCAACGGGCGGTGCCGCTATCGAGGAACGGCTATCGAGGGGCGCACACGCGCGCCCTGGTCCATCGCGACGACGAGCGCGCCGCTTCGTTGCGCACAAGCGACGTCGAAGTCGTTGTGGGCGATCTGCTCGACAGTCATGCGGTTCAGGCAGCGCTACGAGGCGTGACGGGTGCCTACTTCGTGTACCTGATCATGCAATCGCAACTCGTCGATGCGACCGCCTATTTTGCGCACGCTGCGAAGCTCGCAGGCGTTCGCTCGATCGTCAACATGTCGCAGATTTCCGCGAGCGCCGATGCTCGGAGCCATGCATCGCTCGAGCACTGA
- a CDS encoding Rieske (2Fe-2S) protein produces MDASDNEFVLVGSLEELKAKGRLVVQGGHRPILVIYDRGRVFALDNRCPHMGFPLERGTVDDGILTCHWHHARFDLESGCTFDLWADDVPGCAVEVRNGDVWVTATFGHADAAAHWHRRLADGLAHDLGLVIAKAVHGQLAADVPVADIVRQIALFGAQNRDGWGVGLTILTALANLLPMLPADDVYLALFQCARRVAADCDGEAPRRERTPLGSRPQAAALQRWLRLWTNVRHREAAERTLLTAIAADLPPAVLADALLSAGTERAFADTGHALDFVNKAFECLDIIGWQHASALLPAVVAQMVAARGADESTAWRQPVDLVALCDESASQISQLFAAGRNLRGWSNHAALAREMLGDDPAKIIDALKTAIRAGAAPADLGQSLAYAAALRVARFGNANEHADWETAHHVFTHANAVHQMLRRIGTAGIDDCVTTVRGIVHGAMALYLARYLNVPPARIPGDDDDRLDDLPADEQTIRTALLDAFDRQRQVDLAARLVARHLTLGHPPQALIATLAFAVLREDAGFHAYQMLEAGVRQFTAWGNSGEGRHILIAVARYLAAHSPTERGTLQTADIARRLMRGGELHQGDRAS; encoded by the coding sequence ATGGATGCATCGGATAACGAATTCGTGCTCGTGGGAAGCCTTGAAGAGCTGAAGGCAAAGGGCCGACTCGTGGTGCAAGGCGGCCATCGCCCAATCCTGGTCATCTACGACCGCGGGCGCGTCTTCGCCCTCGATAATCGTTGCCCCCACATGGGCTTCCCGCTCGAGCGCGGCACTGTCGACGACGGCATCTTGACCTGTCATTGGCACCACGCCCGCTTCGATCTGGAAAGCGGCTGCACCTTCGATCTCTGGGCTGACGATGTACCGGGCTGCGCGGTCGAGGTGCGCAACGGCGACGTCTGGGTGACGGCTACGTTCGGCCATGCCGATGCCGCAGCGCACTGGCATCGGCGGCTTGCGGACGGCCTCGCACACGACCTCGGACTCGTCATCGCCAAGGCGGTGCATGGCCAGCTTGCGGCCGACGTACCCGTGGCCGACATCGTGCGGCAGATTGCGCTGTTCGGGGCGCAGAACCGTGACGGCTGGGGTGTCGGTCTGACGATACTGACGGCGCTGGCCAATCTGTTGCCCATGCTGCCAGCGGACGACGTCTATCTCGCCCTGTTCCAGTGCGCGCGTCGTGTAGCGGCGGACTGCGATGGCGAGGCGCCGCGGCGGGAACGTACGCCGCTTGGAAGCCGGCCGCAAGCAGCCGCGCTCCAGCGTTGGCTGCGCCTCTGGACAAACGTGCGCCATCGCGAGGCCGCCGAGCGCACCCTGTTGACCGCGATTGCCGCAGATCTCCCGCCAGCCGTGCTGGCCGACGCCCTGCTTTCGGCCGGGACCGAACGGGCGTTCGCCGACACCGGTCATGCGCTCGACTTCGTCAACAAGGCGTTCGAGTGCCTCGACATTATCGGCTGGCAGCATGCGTCAGCTTTGCTGCCAGCCGTCGTCGCCCAGATGGTGGCCGCACGCGGCGCCGACGAATCGACCGCCTGGCGCCAGCCCGTTGATCTTGTTGCGCTGTGTGACGAATCAGCCAGCCAGATTTCGCAACTTTTCGCAGCGGGACGCAACTTGCGAGGTTGGTCGAACCACGCGGCACTCGCCCGGGAAATGCTCGGCGACGATCCAGCGAAGATCATCGATGCGCTGAAGACGGCGATCCGCGCAGGCGCCGCGCCTGCTGACCTGGGACAATCCCTCGCCTACGCAGCGGCGCTGCGCGTGGCCCGCTTCGGCAATGCCAACGAGCACGCCGACTGGGAGACGGCGCACCACGTCTTTACTCATGCCAACGCGGTCCACCAGATGCTCAGGCGGATCGGGACGGCCGGCATCGACGATTGCGTCACGACGGTCCGCGGCATAGTGCACGGCGCGATGGCGCTTTACCTTGCCCGATATCTGAACGTGCCACCCGCCCGCATCCCGGGCGACGACGACGATCGGCTCGACGACCTTCCTGCCGATGAGCAGACGATCCGCACCGCCTTGCTCGACGCCTTCGACCGGCAGCGACAGGTTGATCTTGCGGCAAGGCTGGTGGCGCGGCATCTCACGCTCGGCCATCCGCCACAGGCGCTAATCGCGACGCTTGCCTTTGCGGTGCTGCGCGAAGATGCGGGCTTCCACGCCTATCAGATGCTCGAGGCTGGCGTGCGGCAATTCACTGCGTGGGGCAATTCGGGTGAGGGCCGGCATATTCTGATTGCGGTCGCCCGCTATCTCGCGGCCCATTCGCCGACCGAGCGCGGGACGCTACAAACGGCCGACATCGCCCGGCGCTTGATGCGGGGCGGCGAACTACATCAGGGAGATAGAGCGTCGTGA
- a CDS encoding helix-turn-helix domain-containing protein has product MPGEQMAHMAPMRVAVIAESPLVRGSLQALVEGSPALGFAGSAADADALGDCLAHSAPDVVVTDAEPEAGDALKTAFDHAHAPPALVLLIDDMDSDWTLDALRGIAMAKRGTRIARAFRVLHERMLMSTGDWACLQRQ; this is encoded by the coding sequence ATGCCGGGTGAACAGATGGCACACATGGCGCCCATGCGGGTTGCGGTGATCGCGGAATCGCCGCTGGTGCGCGGAAGCCTGCAAGCGCTTGTCGAGGGTAGCCCGGCACTCGGGTTCGCGGGCAGCGCAGCCGACGCCGACGCGCTCGGCGATTGCCTCGCCCATTCGGCGCCGGATGTGGTCGTGACGGATGCGGAGCCCGAAGCGGGCGATGCGCTCAAGACGGCATTCGACCACGCGCACGCGCCACCGGCGCTCGTTCTGTTGATCGACGACATGGACAGCGACTGGACCCTTGACGCCTTGCGTGGCATCGCGATGGCCAAGCGAGGCACGCGCATCGCTCGCGCTTTTCGCGTTTTGCATGAGCGTATGCTTATGTCGACAGGAGACTGGGCGTGTCTGCAACGTCAATGA
- a CDS encoding IS110 family RNA-guided transposase, protein MEPTTIAIDLSKRVFQIHYVEPETGAIHSKALKRAQLVPFFANRPASRVVMEACGSAHHWARVLARLGHDVRLIAAQFVRPFVKSNKNDAADAAAIWEAAQRPGMRFVAVKTEGQQAMLAMHRIRQQLVRIRVMQVNQLRGLLYEFGVVLPQGRRASIEAAKAALASLADELPAMLADSLQDQLSRLRGLDEQIARIEQRILDWRRNDDACKRISEIPGVGVLTATAAVSVIGQATTFRSGREFAAYLGLVPRQNSSGGKIKLGGISKRGDVYLRTLLIHGARSVIVSSRHLPERLRQMLSRRPTNVVAVALANKMARTIWALLAYGRTYQAAPAQ, encoded by the coding sequence ATGGAACCCACGACCATAGCCATCGACCTGAGCAAACGCGTTTTCCAGATTCACTATGTCGAGCCTGAGACCGGCGCGATTCACAGCAAGGCTCTCAAACGCGCCCAGCTCGTGCCGTTCTTCGCGAACCGGCCTGCGAGCCGTGTCGTCATGGAAGCCTGTGGCAGCGCCCATCACTGGGCCCGGGTTCTGGCACGGCTGGGCCACGACGTGCGGCTCATCGCCGCGCAGTTCGTGCGGCCCTTCGTGAAGTCGAACAAGAACGATGCAGCCGACGCCGCAGCGATCTGGGAAGCCGCACAGCGTCCCGGCATGCGGTTCGTAGCCGTCAAGACCGAAGGCCAGCAGGCCATGCTGGCGATGCATCGCATACGCCAGCAACTGGTCCGGATTCGCGTCATGCAGGTCAACCAGCTTCGTGGACTGCTCTATGAATTCGGCGTCGTGTTGCCGCAAGGCCGCCGGGCATCGATCGAAGCCGCCAAAGCCGCGCTGGCGTCACTGGCCGACGAGCTGCCAGCCATGCTGGCAGACAGCCTGCAGGACCAGCTTTCGAGACTTCGCGGACTCGACGAGCAGATCGCACGGATCGAGCAACGCATTCTCGATTGGCGCCGCAATGATGACGCATGCAAACGCATCTCGGAGATTCCTGGCGTGGGCGTGCTCACGGCGACCGCTGCGGTATCAGTCATCGGACAGGCAACGACGTTTCGCTCCGGGCGGGAGTTTGCCGCCTATCTGGGCCTGGTGCCACGACAGAACAGTTCTGGTGGCAAGATAAAGCTCGGCGGCATCAGCAAACGCGGAGACGTGTATCTGCGCACGCTGCTGATTCACGGCGCGCGATCGGTCATCGTGAGCTCAAGGCATTTGCCAGAGCGTTTGCGCCAGATGCTGTCCCGGCGTCCAACGAACGTCGTTGCTGTTGCACTTGCCAACAAGATGGCTCGCACGATCTGGGCATTGCTCGCATATGGTCGAACGTATCAGGCAGCACCCGCGCAGTGA
- a CDS encoding NarK family nitrate/nitrite MFS transporter produces MTTRPLLSHRGQTIHIWAPEDKAFWQREGEAIARLNLWISVPALFLAFAIWQVWSVVAVSLPSLGFRYSTNQLFWLAAAPALSGATLRIFYSFMVPLVGGRRWTALSTASLLIPAIGIGFAVQDNTTSYPTMLTLALLCGFGGGNFSSSMANISFFFPKERKGSALGVNAGLGNLGVSVVQFLSPLVVTAGVFGIFAGAPQTVGKGSQIVHVWTQNAAFIWVPWIALAALAAWFGMNDLAEAKASFADQAVIFRRRHNWLMCILYLGTFGSFIGYAAGFPLLIKSQFPTLDALAYAWVGPFVGAAVRPFGGWLADKLGGARVTLWNFVVMAGAVACVLVFLPSGPSHGSFAGFFASFLVLFLTTGIGNGSTFRMIPVIFLNTRLQEVAPSDKEAVQRATREGNTEAAAALGFAAAMGAYGGFFIPKSYGTSISLTGGPEAALYVFIAFYIVCIALTWWHYARRHAAMPC; encoded by the coding sequence ATGACTACCCGGCCCCTGTTATCTCATCGAGGCCAGACCATCCACATCTGGGCGCCCGAAGACAAGGCCTTTTGGCAGCGCGAAGGCGAAGCGATTGCGCGACTCAATCTGTGGATCTCGGTGCCTGCGCTATTCCTCGCATTTGCGATCTGGCAGGTCTGGAGCGTGGTGGCAGTCAGCCTGCCGTCGCTCGGCTTCCGATATTCAACCAATCAACTGTTCTGGCTAGCGGCGGCTCCCGCGCTAAGCGGCGCGACACTGCGCATCTTCTATTCGTTCATGGTTCCGCTCGTGGGCGGCCGCCGCTGGACCGCTCTCTCGACCGCGTCACTGCTGATTCCAGCGATCGGTATCGGCTTCGCCGTGCAAGACAATACGACGAGCTATCCCACCATGCTCACGCTTGCGTTGCTGTGCGGTTTCGGCGGCGGCAACTTCAGTTCCAGCATGGCCAACATCAGTTTCTTTTTTCCCAAAGAACGCAAAGGGTCCGCGCTCGGCGTGAACGCGGGTCTTGGCAACCTTGGTGTATCAGTCGTGCAGTTCCTGAGCCCACTCGTCGTCACCGCAGGGGTATTTGGCATCTTCGCGGGTGCGCCACAGACGGTCGGCAAGGGCTCGCAGATCGTCCACGTGTGGACGCAAAATGCCGCGTTCATCTGGGTGCCCTGGATTGCTCTGGCAGCGTTGGCCGCGTGGTTCGGCATGAACGATCTCGCCGAGGCGAAAGCGTCGTTCGCGGATCAGGCCGTGATCTTCCGCCGCCGCCACAACTGGCTGATGTGCATCCTTTACCTGGGAACCTTCGGTTCGTTCATCGGCTATGCAGCGGGTTTTCCGCTACTGATCAAGAGCCAGTTTCCGACGCTCGATGCGCTTGCCTACGCATGGGTCGGCCCCTTCGTCGGCGCGGCGGTCCGCCCGTTCGGCGGCTGGCTTGCGGACAAGCTGGGCGGCGCGCGCGTCACGCTATGGAATTTCGTCGTGATGGCGGGTGCGGTGGCCTGCGTGCTCGTTTTTCTACCGTCCGGACCGTCACACGGCAGTTTCGCAGGCTTCTTTGCAAGCTTTCTCGTTCTCTTCCTCACGACGGGCATCGGCAATGGTTCGACCTTTCGAATGATCCCGGTGATCTTCCTGAACACCAGACTGCAAGAGGTCGCCCCGTCCGACAAGGAAGCCGTGCAGCGCGCCACAAGGGAGGGCAACACCGAGGCCGCCGCCGCGCTCGGCTTCGCCGCCGCGATGGGCGCATACGGCGGCTTCTTCATTCCCAAGAGCTACGGCACCTCGATCTCGCTCACGGGCGGCCCCGAAGCCGCGCTCTACGTTTTCATCGCCTTCTACATCGTATGCATCGCACTGACCTGGTGGCACTACGCCCGTCGTCACGCCGCGATGCCCTGCTGA
- a CDS encoding nitrate reductase subunit alpha: MSHFLDRLTHFALPREKFADGHGVTTGEDRTWEDAYRNRWAHDKIVRSTHGVNCTGSCSWKIYVKGGIVTWETQQTDYPRTRWDMPNHEPRGCARGASYSWYLYSANRVKYPMVRARLLQRWRTALQAHPDPVNAWASIVEDDAARRDYQQVRGMGGFARTSWDEVNQLIAAANVYTIKTHGPDRVIGFSPIPAMSMVSYAAGSRYLSLIGGVCMSFYDWYCDLPPASPQVWGEQTDVPESADWYNSSYLIAWGSNVPQTRTPDAHFFTEVRYKGARTVAITPDYSEVAKLSDEWLHPRQGTDAALAMAMGHVALTEFYFERRSPYFDGYARRYTDLPMLVMLKPHALPDGLMTLVPDRYLRASDFSGKLGQSNNPEWKTVAFDTTGRAVLPNGSIGFRWQTEGNGDAGRWNLEDKEARHGEQVRLKLSLVEDAAQPYEIVDVALPYFGGVTSAHFAPNELGGQINHVRVPALRLRLGKEGDAHDALVATVFDLQAAQYGIDRGFGSGAANYEDNAAYTPAWAEVITGVPRAQIAKVAREFAANADRTEGRSMVIIGAAMNHWYHADMNYRGVINLLMLCGCIGKSGGGWAHYVGQEKLRPQTGWTALAFALDWARPPRQMNSTSFFYAHTDQWRYEKLAVDEIVSPLADRSLYAGSMIDYNVRAEHMGWLPSAPQLAVNPLRLANAADARGVSPQDHVVQGLRDGSLRMSCEDPDAPENWPRNMFVWRSNLLGSSGKGHEYFCKHLLGTSHGVQGKDLGDAGARPSEVKWHDNAPQGKLDLLVTLDFRMSTTCLYSDIVLPTASWYEKNDLNTSDMHPFVHPLSAAVDPVWQSRSDWDIYKGFAKVFSEVCKGHLGVERDVVLTPLMHDTPGELAQPLGVADWRSGACEFVPGKTAPQITVVERDYPNLYRRFTALGPLMNQIGNGGKGIAWKTDTEVAQLGELNGVTQEDGATKGMPRIVSDIDACEVILQLAPETNGHVAVKAWEALSKATGRDHRHLAAHREDEKIRYRDVQAQPRKIISSPTWSGIESETVSYNAGYTNVHELIPWRTLTGRQQFYQDHPWMIAFGEALSSYRPPVDLKTTADLHGARPNGHPELVLNFITPHQKWGIHSTYGDNLLMLTLNRGGPVVWLSEEDAKRGGIEDNDWIELFNVNGAVAARAVVSQRVKSGMVMMYHAQEKTINTPGSEITGVRGGIHNSVTRIVLKPTHMIGGYAQLSYGFNYYGTIGTNRDEFVLVRKMRNVDWLDAPRDAAPAAVQGRL, encoded by the coding sequence ATGAGCCATTTTCTCGACCGGCTGACGCATTTCGCACTACCCCGGGAAAAATTCGCCGACGGACACGGCGTCACGACCGGCGAAGACCGGACGTGGGAGGACGCTTACCGGAACCGCTGGGCGCACGACAAGATCGTGCGCAGCACACACGGCGTGAACTGCACCGGTTCCTGCTCGTGGAAGATCTATGTGAAAGGCGGCATCGTCACCTGGGAGACCCAGCAGACGGACTATCCGCGCACGCGTTGGGACATGCCCAATCACGAGCCACGCGGCTGCGCACGCGGCGCGTCCTACTCGTGGTACCTGTATAGCGCGAACCGCGTGAAGTACCCGATGGTGCGTGCCCGCCTGCTGCAACGCTGGCGCACCGCGCTGCAGGCGCATCCAGATCCGGTCAACGCCTGGGCGTCGATCGTCGAAGACGACGCGGCCCGCCGTGACTATCAGCAGGTGCGCGGCATGGGCGGCTTCGCGCGCACCAGTTGGGATGAAGTGAACCAGCTCATCGCTGCCGCGAACGTTTATACGATCAAGACGCACGGTCCGGACCGCGTGATCGGTTTCTCGCCGATTCCGGCCATGAGCATGGTCAGCTATGCGGCCGGCAGCCGCTATCTGAGCCTGATCGGCGGGGTCTGCATGAGCTTCTATGACTGGTACTGCGATCTGCCGCCCGCCAGCCCACAGGTGTGGGGCGAGCAGACCGACGTGCCTGAATCGGCTGACTGGTACAACTCGTCCTACCTGATCGCGTGGGGCAGCAACGTGCCGCAGACCCGCACGCCCGATGCGCATTTTTTCACCGAGGTGCGCTACAAGGGTGCCCGCACCGTTGCGATCACGCCGGACTATAGCGAAGTGGCGAAACTCTCCGACGAGTGGCTCCATCCGCGTCAGGGCACCGATGCCGCACTCGCGATGGCGATGGGCCACGTTGCGCTGACGGAGTTCTACTTCGAGCGCCGCAGCCCATACTTCGACGGCTACGCCCGCCGCTACACCGATCTGCCGATGCTCGTGATGCTCAAGCCACACGCGCTGCCCGACGGCCTTATGACGCTCGTGCCTGACCGCTATCTGCGGGCGAGCGACTTCAGCGGCAAACTGGGGCAGTCAAACAATCCCGAGTGGAAGACCGTTGCGTTTGATACCACCGGCCGTGCGGTGCTCCCGAACGGTTCGATCGGTTTTCGCTGGCAGACTGAAGGCAATGGCGACGCCGGCAGGTGGAATCTCGAGGACAAGGAAGCGCGCCACGGCGAGCAGGTGAGGCTCAAGCTGTCGCTGGTCGAGGACGCCGCGCAGCCATACGAGATCGTCGACGTCGCACTGCCCTACTTCGGCGGCGTGACGAGTGCGCACTTCGCGCCGAATGAACTCGGCGGCCAGATCAACCACGTCAGGGTACCCGCGCTCAGGCTGCGCCTGGGCAAGGAGGGCGATGCGCATGACGCGCTGGTCGCCACCGTGTTCGACCTGCAGGCAGCGCAATACGGGATCGACCGCGGTTTCGGCAGCGGCGCGGCGAATTACGAGGACAACGCGGCGTACACCCCGGCGTGGGCCGAAGTGATCACCGGCGTACCGCGCGCGCAGATCGCCAAGGTCGCCCGTGAATTTGCCGCGAACGCGGATCGTACGGAGGGCCGCTCGATGGTGATCATCGGCGCGGCGATGAATCACTGGTATCACGCCGACATGAACTATCGTGGCGTGATCAACCTGCTGATGCTGTGCGGCTGCATCGGCAAGAGCGGCGGCGGCTGGGCGCATTACGTCGGCCAGGAGAAGCTGCGGCCGCAGACCGGCTGGACCGCCCTCGCCTTCGCGCTCGACTGGGCGCGCCCGCCGCGGCAGATGAACAGCACGAGCTTCTTCTACGCGCACACTGACCAGTGGCGTTACGAAAAGCTCGCGGTCGACGAGATCGTGTCGCCGCTCGCGGATCGAAGCCTCTACGCAGGCAGCATGATCGACTACAACGTGCGCGCAGAGCACATGGGCTGGCTGCCGAGCGCGCCGCAACTCGCGGTGAACCCGCTGCGGCTGGCCAACGCGGCGGACGCGCGAGGCGTTTCGCCGCAGGACCACGTCGTGCAGGGTCTGCGCGACGGCTCCCTGCGCATGAGCTGCGAAGATCCCGATGCACCTGAAAACTGGCCGCGCAACATGTTCGTGTGGCGTTCGAACCTGCTTGGCTCCTCCGGTAAGGGGCATGAGTACTTCTGCAAGCACCTGCTGGGCACAAGCCACGGCGTGCAGGGCAAAGACCTGGGCGACGCCGGTGCGCGCCCTTCGGAAGTGAAATGGCACGACAACGCGCCGCAGGGCAAGCTCGACCTGCTGGTCACGCTCGATTTCCGGATGAGCACAACCTGCCTTTACTCCGACATCGTGCTGCCCACCGCAAGCTGGTACGAGAAAAATGACCTCAATACCAGCGACATGCATCCATTCGTTCATCCGCTGTCCGCAGCTGTCGATCCCGTCTGGCAAAGCCGGTCCGACTGGGACATCTACAAGGGTTTCGCGAAGGTGTTCAGCGAAGTATGCAAAGGCCACCTCGGCGTCGAACGCGACGTCGTGCTGACCCCACTCATGCATGACACGCCGGGCGAGCTCGCGCAGCCGTTGGGCGTCGCAGACTGGCGCAGCGGCGCGTGCGAGTTCGTGCCCGGCAAGACGGCGCCCCAGATCACCGTGGTGGAGCGCGACTACCCAAACCTGTATCGGCGCTTCACCGCGCTTGGGCCGCTGATGAACCAGATCGGCAATGGGGGCAAGGGTATCGCGTGGAAGACCGACACGGAGGTAGCCCAGCTCGGAGAACTCAACGGCGTCACGCAGGAAGACGGCGCGACGAAGGGCATGCCGCGTATCGTTTCCGACATCGACGCCTGCGAGGTCATTCTGCAGCTTGCGCCCGAGACCAACGGCCACGTCGCCGTGAAGGCGTGGGAAGCGCTATCGAAAGCAACCGGGCGCGATCACCGCCATCTTGCCGCCCATCGCGAAGACGAGAAGATCCGCTATCGCGATGTGCAGGCGCAGCCCCGCAAGATCATCAGCTCGCCTACGTGGAGCGGCATCGAAAGCGAGACCGTTAGCTACAACGCCGGCTACACAAACGTGCACGAACTGATTCCGTGGCGCACGCTCACCGGCCGCCAGCAGTTCTATCAGGACCACCCTTGGATGATCGCGTTCGGAGAAGCGTTGTCGAGCTACCGCCCACCCGTCGACCTGAAGACCACGGCTGACCTGCATGGCGCGCGGCCGAACGGTCATCCGGAACTGGTGCTTAACTTCATCACGCCGCACCAGAAATGGGGTATTCACAGCACCTACGGCGACAACCTGCTGATGCTGACACTGAACCGCGGCGGCCCAGTCGTGTGGCTGAGCGAAGAGGACGCGAAGCGCGGGGGTATCGAAGACAACGACTGGATCGAGCTCTTCAATGTGAATGGCGCCGTCGCCGCACGTGCCGTGGTAAGTCAGCGGGTCAAATCAGGCATGGTGATGATGTATCACGCGCAGGAAAAGACCATCAACACGCCAGGCTCGGAAATAACCGGAGTGCGCGGTGGCATCCACAACTCGGTGACGCGCATCGTACTCAAGCCGACCCATATGATCGGCGGCTATGCGCAGCTCAGCTACGGATTCAACTACTACGGCACGATCGGCACGAACCGCGACGAGTTCGTCCTCGTGCGCAAGATGCGCAACGTCGACTGGCTCGACGCGCCGCGCGACGCCGCGCCAGCTGCCGTGCAGGGGCGCCTTTGA